Genomic DNA from Rhodothermales bacterium:
AGTACGAACAGCACCAGCACACTCAGCTCGAGGCTCTGATCAGGCAGAAACAGGCCGCCGCCCTGGGCGGAGATGTAGACAGCGCCGAGCAGAACCGGAATCTGGATGAGCGCACCCAGCCGCGTCAGCAGCCCGGCCGACAGCATCAGGCCACCCAACAGGTGCGTGGCCGCGGCAATCTGCAGGGCGACAGCCGGCAGCAGGTAGCTCATCTGCTCGTCCTGGATCAGCGCAAGAATGCGGTCCGCGTCGGCAATGAACAGCACCCCGCGCACAAAAAGGGCAAAGCCCAGAAAGGTGCGGATGATGTCGAGGGCGGCATCATTGTGAGTATTCCCGAACTCCAGGAAGCGGGTGGTGGCGCTCATTGGCGTGGTGTGGGTTTGCCTTTACGCGGAATTCAATTTCGACGTAAGCGCCCGTGACCGCAATGCCTGCTGACGGACAAGTGCAAGATGTGCATAAGCCGGTCGACGCAAGTCGCTCATTCTATTGCTCGCTTCCACGTCTTATTCGTATATCCGAAGTGGCTTTTTGAAAAGTCGGTAAACGGCGTTGCAGGTCCCCCCACAAACACCTGCTCACCCCAGCTTCCCCAATCACCCACACCCCGTCTTCCATGAACCCGTTCCGGCGCGTACTTGCTCTCTTTACGCTGTCAGCAACTCTCCTTCTGACCGCCTGTGGAGGCGGCGACTCAGCAGACTCCTCTTCCGACGCAGACGAGCCGGCAGCGGCCGCAGCCGACGCCACCCCCATGGGTTCGGCAAGCGTCACGGGTTCCATTTCCTTCAGCGGCACCGCGCCCGACCCGGTCCCGGTGCGCCTGGATCGTGAGTGCAACGAGCTGCAGGCCGGCGATACGGTCTACGCCCAGAACGTCGTCGTCAACGACAACGGCACGCTCAAGAACGTGTTTGTCTACGTGAAAGAGGGTCTTCCCGACGGATACAACTTCCCCGCCCCGACCGAACCGGTGGTGTTTGACCAGACCGGCTGCATGTACACACCACACGTCTTCGGTGTGCAGGCCGGCCAGCCCATCAAGATCCTCAACTCGGATCCGCTGCTGCACAACATCCACGCAATGCCCGAAACGAACCGCCCGTTCAACTTCGGCATGCCCCGTCAGGGCGACGAGCGTGAGCGCGAATTCCGCGTTCCGGAAGTCCCGGTCTTCATCAAGTGCGACGTGCACCCCTGGATGGGCGCATACGCTGGCGTGACCGACCACCCGTTCTACTCCGTTTCTGGCGATGACGGCGGCTTCTCGATCGAAGGCCTGCCGGCCGGCGACTACGTGATTGAAGCCTGGCACGAGGAATACGGTACCCAGACCCAGAACGTGTCGGTCACCGACGGCGCAGCCGCCAGCGTGTCCTTCGAGTTCTCCTCCGCCTCCTAGGCCCCCGGACCGGACCTCCCTCTTCCGGTTCTGGCCCGCAGCTCGGCTGCGGCGGCCCGTCGT
This window encodes:
- a CDS encoding carboxypeptidase regulatory-like domain-containing protein, giving the protein MNPFRRVLALFTLSATLLLTACGGGDSADSSSDADEPAAAAADATPMGSASVTGSISFSGTAPDPVPVRLDRECNELQAGDTVYAQNVVVNDNGTLKNVFVYVKEGLPDGYNFPAPTEPVVFDQTGCMYTPHVFGVQAGQPIKILNSDPLLHNIHAMPETNRPFNFGMPRQGDEREREFRVPEVPVFIKCDVHPWMGAYAGVTDHPFYSVSGDDGGFSIEGLPAGDYVIEAWHEEYGTQTQNVSVTDGAAASVSFEFSSAS